A window of Piliocolobus tephrosceles isolate RC106 chromosome 13, ASM277652v3, whole genome shotgun sequence contains these coding sequences:
- the POGLUT3 gene encoding protein O-glucosyltransferase 3 isoform X2 yields MRYRMYETVNEGLKIEVLYGDEHVAQSPYILKGPVYHEYCECPEDPQAWQKTLPCPTKEPQIAKDFASFPSINLQQMLNEVPKRFGDERGAIVHYTILDNHIYRRSLGKYTDFKMFSDEILLSLTRKVLLPDLEFYVNLGDWPLEHRKVNGTPSPIPIISWCGSLDSRDVVLPTYDITHSTLEAMRGVTNDLLSIQGNTGPSWINKTERAFFRGRDSREERLQLVQLSKENPQLLDAGITGYFFFQEKEKELGKAKLMGFFDFFKYKYQVNVDGTVAAYRYPYLMLGDSLVLKQDSPYYEHFYMALEPWKHYVPIKRNLSDLLEKVKWAKENDEEAEKIAKEGQLMARDLLQPHRLYCYYYEVLQKYAERQSSKPEVRDGMELVPQPEDNTAICQCHRKKPSREEL; encoded by the exons ATGAGATATCGGATGTATGAAACTGTCAATGAAGGGCTGAAGATAGAGGTCCTTTATGGTGATGAACATGTGGCTCAGTCTCCCTATATTTTGAAAG GACCAGTGTACCATGAGTACTGTGAGTGTCCGGAAGATCCTCAGGCCTGGCAGAAAACTCTTCCTTGTCCAACCAAGGAACCACAGATTGCAAAAGATTTTGCTTCCTTTCCCAGCATCAATCTCCAGCAAATGCTAAACGAAGTCCCCAAAAGGTTTGGGGATGAGAGAGGTGCCATTGTTCATTACACGATTCTCGATAACCACATTTACCGGAGATCTTTAGGAAAATACACAGACTTCAAGATGTTCTCTGATGAGATTTTGTTATCATTGACAAGAAAG gtcCTTCTCCCAGATTTAGAGTTTTATGTTAATCTTGGAGATTGGCCCTTGGAGCATCGAAAAGTCAATGGAACCCCCAGCCCCATACCTATCATTTCATGGTGTGGCTCTCTGGATTCAAGAGATGTTGTCCTCCCAACCTATGACATCACCCACTCCACGCTTGAAGCCATGCGGGGTGTTACAAATGATCTCCTCTCTATTCAGGGAAATACAG GGCCTTCCTGGATCAATAAAACAGAGAGAGCTTTCTTCAGAGGTAGAGACAGCCGAGAGGAGAGGCTTCAGTTGGTACAGCTGTCCAAAGAAAATCCTCAGCTACTAGATGCAGGAATtacaggatatttctttttccaagagaaagaaaaggagcttGGAAAAGCCAAGTTGATGggtttctttgatttctttaag TACAAGTATCAAGTAAATGTGGATGGGACCGTGGCTGCTTACAGATATCCATATCTCATGCTGGGCGACAGTCTGGTTTTAAAGCAGGATTCGCCATACTATGAACATTTCTACATGGCATTAGAACCTTGGAAGCAttatgttccaattaaaagaaatCTGAgtgatttattagagaaagttaAATGGGCTAAG GAAAATGATGAAGAAGCCGAGAAGATTGCAAAAGAAGGACAGTTGATGGCTAGGGACCTACTACAGCCACACAGGCTTTACTGCTACTATTACGAAGTACTGCAG AAATATGCCGAGCGCCAGTCCAGCAAACCCGAAGTACGTGATGGAATGGAACTTGTTCCTCAGCCAGAAGATAACACAGCTATCTGCCAGTGCCACAGGAAAAAGCCTTCGAGAGAAGAGCTTTGA